In Paenibacillus sonchi, the genomic stretch CTGCTCTTGTTCGGCCGGGAAGAGACTGTACTGAACCAGAAGACAATCGGACACCGGGCCATTGGTGTTGTCTACCATCCTGAAAGGGAGCGGGGCAATTACGTTCCCTCAATCCTTCCCAAACGCTATGACGCTTTTATTTATCTGGATCATACCCGCGCGTTGGCGCCGGTTGAGATAGGGCTGGCGGCCGGTCCGTCGCTTTGATCAGAATCTTGTAGCCGTATGGAGCAAGATCCAGCACCACCTGTCCTTCCGAAGGAATAAGCTTCTCACCGTTCAGGGCATCCTGAAAGCGGTCTTCAAGAGGAAGGCGCAGGGTGGCAGGCTGCTCCGAGGGATTCAGTGAAATGACGAAATGGGCATCCTCATCCACCCGCTCATAGACGAAAACGCGTTCCTGCGGATTAGCCGTCAGGATGCGGAAACGGCCGGTCTGCAAAGCCGGAAACGCCTTGCGCAGCCGGATCAGAGACTGGTAGCTTTCGAAGAGATCGCGGTTCTGGCGTTCCTCCTCCCAGATCATACATTTGCGGCAATCCGGATCACCCTCACCCTCAAGACCGATTTCATCGCCGTAAAAGATGCAGGGAGTGCCTGTAAAGGTGAACAGGAAGGCGGTGGCCAGCTTCAGCTTTCTCGGGTCTCCGCCCAGCTGTGTGAGAATCCGCGGTGTATCATGGCTGGCCAGCAGGTTGAACAGCACCTCGTTGGCCTGCTGCGGGTAACGCATCAGAAGATTCCCGAGCTGCCCGCCAAAACGCCCGGCGTCTATATCGCCGTTGTTGAGATATTCAATTAAACGGCTGGTCAACGGGT encodes the following:
- a CDS encoding glycoside hydrolase family 13 protein, with the protein product MIEEGEHSEYAGWFHIHNFPVKVTGGKPNYDAFGFFADMPKLNTTNPEARKYLLDTAGYWLKEVGIDGWRLDVANEIDHTFWRDFRKLVKDINPEAFIIGEVWSDSMRWLNGDQFDSVMNYPLTSRLIEYLNNGDIDAGRFGGQLGNLLMRYPQQANEVLFNLLASHDTPRILTQLGGDPRKLKLATAFLFTFTGTPCIFYGDEIGLEGEGDPDCRKCMIWEEERQNRDLFESYQSLIRLRKAFPALQTGRFRILTANPQERVFVYERVDEDAHFVISLNPSEQPATLRLPLEDRFQDALNGEKLIPSEGQVVLDLAPYGYKILIKATDRPPALSQPAPTRGYDPDK